A single Leguminivora glycinivorella isolate SPB_JAAS2020 chromosome 25, LegGlyc_1.1, whole genome shotgun sequence DNA region contains:
- the LOC125239131 gene encoding zinc finger protein 431-like: MESAPQESVCVKAEPCEELCTANEPKFEEVTVKLEPLYDEQVKDEFEYDSVRIKTEPSCSALSIKEELHVKDEIEIGQAVEERRPTAFSVQVEVKQSVDTPSASPRSSVASGDLASRLDHEAAVESQLVNKGKAKTNKKEDTPQKRQTEKKYKCSQCSFSTNKKSTFDVHARTHTGEKPYKCEQCSYATSQIRNLRVHVLKHTGENLYKCDQCSFASNYKNNLVIHVRKHTGVKPYKCGHCSYVSAHKLALRVHLRKHTGEDLYKCNLCSYTSEHKFSLQNHILKHTGERPFKCEQCSYTSAYKQALQVHLRSHSVEKPYQCDQCNYSTITKECLKKHIIRMHIAERHLKCQQCSYATSVEYNFLNHVKRHTVEKPYKCNLCKFSTTKKNYLELHTRRHTDELLYKCDQCSYASSYRGNLQTHVRTHTNEKPFKCEQCTFSTAYKCALIAHSKGHT; the protein is encoded by the exons ATGGAGTCAGCGCCGCAGGAAAGTGTCTGCGTGAAGGCTGAGCCTTGTGAGGAACTGTGTACAGCAAATGAGCCTAAATTCGAGGAAGTGACAGTGAAACTTGAGCCTTTATATGATGAGCAAGTAAAGGACGAGTTCGAATACGATAGTGTGCGTATAAAAACTGAGCCTTCGTGCTCTGCTTTGAGTATAAAAGAAGAGTTGCACGTTAAGGATGAGATCGAGATCGGCCAAGCGGTAGAGGAGCGGCGACCAACAG CATTCAGCGTTCAGGTAGAAGTGAAGCAGTCGGTGGATACACCTTCCGCCAGCCCTCGGAGCTCCGTAGCCAGCGGAGACTTGGCCAGCCGGCTCGATCACGAAGCTGCTGTAGAGAGTCAACTCGTGAACAAAGGGAAAGCTAAGACGAACAAGAAAG AAGACACTCCACAGAAGAGACAGACAGAGAAGAAGTACAAATGTAGCCAGTGTAGTTTTTCTACTAACAAAAAAAGTACTTTTGACGTTCATGCCAGGACACACACTGGTGAGAAACCTTACAAGTGTGAACAGTGTAGCTATGCTACTTCACAAATTCGTAATTTGCGAGTTCATGTGCTGAAACATACCGGAGAGAATCTTTACAAGTGTGACCAGTGTAGTTTTGCTAGCAATTACAAAAACAATTTAGTAATCCATGTAAGAAAGCACACTGGTGTAAAGCCTTACAAATGTGGTCACTGTAGTTATGTTAGTGCACACAAATTAGCTCTACGAGTTCATCTGAGAAAACACACCGGGGAGGATCTATACAAATGTAACCTTTGTAGTTATACTAGTGAACACAAATTTAGTTTACAAAATCATATATTAAAACACACTGGCGAAAGGCCTTTCAAATGTGAGCAATGTAGTTATACTAGTGCATACAAACAGGCTTTGCAAGTTCATCTAAGGTCACATTCTGTAGAAAAACCTTACCAGTGTGATCAGTGTAATTATTCTACTATCACGAAAGAATgtttaaaaaaacacattataagAATGCACATTGCTGAAAGGCATCTTAAATGTCAGCAATGTAGTTATGCTACTAGTGTCGAATATAATTTTTTGAACCATGTAAAAAGACACACTGTTGAAAAACCTTACAAATGTAATCTATGCAAATTTTCTACTACTAAGAAAAATTATTTGGAATTGCATACGAGGCGACACACTGATGAACTGCTCTACAAATGTGACCAGTGTAGTTATGCTAGCTCATACAGAGGCAACTTGCAAACTCATGTGCGGACGCACACCAATGAGAAACCTTTCAAGTGCGAACAGTGTACATTTAGTACTGCGTATAAATGTGCTTTGATAGCTCATTCAAAAGGACATACGTAA